AAGCTTCAGCAATTTGAAGGTTCAATACAATTCAAACCTACATGTTGGTCAGAGAATTAATCCTAGCTGTATATTAGAGTAGCTAAAATGACAGGATTAACAAGGCACTTAAGAGCAAGTCAGAAAAATTTGTGAGGGCCATCCTTCCAAGCAGTTCTGCTACCCTGCAGCAAAGCTTCCTGAAGTAATTCCACGACACATTGATAACATTGCAAAATCAAtcgcttgctttgttttcagaaacttgAGTAGTTTTGGCAGGAATCTTCTGTACAGTGCAGTTGGCAGTGAATTCACACTTTGCTCTATGATAATTTTCACACACTGTTCAGAAATAACAAGCTACTAGATTATTTAACTTTTAACCCTGTAAGAGTAATCAGCTGTAGAGGTTTTACAAACACAGAGGGAAAACCACCTAGGGCAACTATTATGAATAACTACAAGTCACAAATATAAGCTTTCAAATTTCAGTCAAAAGTATCAGCTACAGTCAGCTTTAACTTGCACAAGTAATTGAGCAagagcaacaggaaaagttcaaaagtatttttaaaaccactaTTATTTTACTTGCTAAAACACCGTTGCTTCCTTTGCTTGCTTCCTTGCATTTGGTCCTTGAAGTATTGTAGCATGCTCAAATTTAATCTTTGAGACTAACACTCTTTCCAAGTGAGATGTTTTTGACCTATGGGTTAACTAGCCTTCAGTATAATCTAAAAGTAAAAGTAACGGTCTCAGTGTTCTGGATATAGCTTTAAAAACCTCTTCCAATCCATCATTTATGCCAGATAAACTAGAATTTTAACATTAATTCTTTACCATTTAAAGAATAAAGCTCTAAAGTCTTAAAGACATccccaataaaaataaaataaaaattgctttggCAAGCACAGGAACTTAAAGGTTCAACACTTTTGAAGCTACACTACAGCTCTTCCTGTAAGCGCCCTGCACCCAATTTTGGTCTTAAGGTTTCTCAAATTCCACTTTTGAAAAACCAAAGTAAAAGGGACTAGAGTTCTTCTGATATATTTCTGCCCAGATTTCAGCTCTCAGCACCAGATACTCAAGTGCATTGCATACTACAGTTGAGGATCGGAAAGACTGTATCAGCAATCTCTACCTTTCTCTGAAGGATGCTACTGCCAGTTCTCAACCTGGAATACTGCAATCATTAATGAAACACCTCTTTCCTTCACCAAGATTAGGTGGAGAAGCAAAGTTATCCTCTCACTAGCACTTACTTCCACAGCAGGATGTATACACTCCACTACCCTTGTAACCTGTTTGCACTGTTCAACAGGCAAGAAGAGAGAGTAAATACAGGTCCTGAAGTAACTTGGTCACTTTTCTCAAAGGAAGTGGTATAGATGAAGCAACTATTGTAGACCTTTCTTCAGAAGGTGACCTAACTTCGTAGTGCCTTGACAGAGATAAGCAGACTCCATATGAAGTCATCCACACCAACTTTCGCACTAACAATTTTTAGTTtcttattttgcaaaacaaCTGAAACCCATAAGACTTGAGAGGAAAAACTTACCTCTAATGCCAGCGCAGTCTTGTCATAAGCACAGGGTACCCTCTTTTGGATAGCTTTGGCATAGACTGGTCCATTCTGTGTTGATGGCAGAGGATTGATCACCGCTCCAGGTGTACTGGATACAGAGGGAAGGGGACTTGCGGTTTGAGGCTGAGCATAAGCATGGGCAGGTTCTGGAATACCATAACTGTTGGAATTCCTGTTTCCATGCTTCCCATGAGAAGATACAACTACCTTTTCTACATAAGGAACAGGAATCATCCCAATCCGACCTTCCTTGTTTCTGGCACTCCACCACTGTTCTTCTGGCTTCTCTACAATTATCAGTATCTCACCCTTTTTAAATGGAAGGTCCTCAGCATCATTGCCAGGAAAGTCATAGAGAGTCCGAACATACTCCACGTTTTCTTCTGCAGTGGGCATAGCAGGGGCAGATCCGGATCCCATTGGTGGACTTGGATACCTAAATTTAAGAAAGATTTGGTATAAGCAATAGCTACTGTTCTGTGTTTCCAGTAACAAAGCTAATTACCAGTTTTATGGTAGGAACACTGATTAGAGGAGAATTACTTACTCAGCTGTGTAACAAAAGTGTTGGCTTGGTAGCACTGTGAGGTATTTCATGAGGAACCTATGCTCTCAAGTAATTAAATACCCAAATTAGCTTCCCCAGAAACCCAATAAAAATCTACCACAGATGCAgaaaactgggaaaataaatgcaaaatcttCATCCAccttttctggatttttgtGAGGATCTTAGGGTAgcataaaattaattctatatCTTAAATTATGAAAGTCATGATAcataaaaccaaatgaaaattaCTT
This DNA window, taken from Phalacrocorax carbo chromosome 15, bPhaCar2.1, whole genome shotgun sequence, encodes the following:
- the CRKL gene encoding crk-like protein, with translation MSSAARFDSSDRSSWYVGPVSRAEAQTRLQGQRHGMFLVRDSSTCPGDYVLSVSENSRVSHYIINSLPNRRFKIGDQEFDHLPALLEFYKIHYLDTTTLIEPAPRYPSPPMGSGSAPAMPTAEENVEYVRTLYDFPGNDAEDLPFKKGEILIIVEKPEEQWWSARNKEGRIGMIPVPYVEKVVVSSHGKHGNRNSNSYGIPEPAHAYAQPQTASPLPSVSSTPGAVINPLPSTQNGPVYAKAIQKRVPCAYDKTALALEVGDIVKVTRMNINGQWEGEVNGRKGLFPFTHVKIFDPQNPDENE